AATGAGGAACGGCCAGAACCATTCACCGTTCAGCGGAAACAGGTTGCCTGCAATAAATTCATTCGCCTGCGATGTGGAAAAAATCGCGTAGGCATACGCCCCTGCAGCAAAGAACGCTACATATCCCAGGTCAAGCAATCCAGCAAAACCTACTACGATATTCAGACCGAGTGCCATCGCCACGTAGATTCCTACCTGTGAGGCTACCTCCATGTAATAGCGATTGTCCCCCGCTACCAGCGGAATGACAATCAGGAGCACGGCTGCCCCAATCACCATTTTGATCGCTTTAGATGCATTCGTGTAATAGACCAGAACGATGGAAGAAAGAATTCCCAAGAACGCGATTACTGACTTATCCATGAAGTGCAGGGAGGCAGCAAATACGGCGATCCAAATCAGCGTGACGACAAGAGGAATGCCATTGAACGATTTCCATTTCATGTTTGCCATCGGATTCACCTACACTTTCTCTTTCACAGCTTCGCCAAACAGCCCTTCTGGCTTGAAGAGAAGCACGAGGATTAGAATACTAAAAGCAAACACGTCTTTGTACTCGGCACCGAAAGCACCATTGGTTAATGGTCCCATGTAGGCACCTGAGAGAGATTCCAGTAATCCGAGCAGTACGCCACCCACCATCGCGCCGCGCAGGTTGCCGATTCCGCCCAAGACTGCAGCAGTAAAGGCCTTTAGCCCGAGAATAAAACCGATATACGGGTCGATCGTACCGTAGTTTTGTGCAAACAACACGCCTGTCGCTCCACCAAGACTGGAGCCAATCAAGAATGTCAGCATGATCACTTTGTCTACATTTATAGTCATCAGCGATGCCGTGTTTCTGTCTTGTGCCACGGCACGCATGGCGATTCCCCACTTTGTTTTATTCACAAACAGAGTCAATGCCACCATCATTACAATTGCGAGCACAATGACAACCAAGCCTTTTGCCGGAATGGTTGCAATACCGCCAAGAGAGATCGGACTAGTGAAAAGAGTAGGAGTGTTCAGATAAAACTCATTACGAGCCAGCGCTTCCGTAAAACGAACAAGGTCTTGCAGCAAAAACGATACACCAATTGCTGAAATCAGTGGAACCAATCGCGGAGCCCCTCGAAGTGGTCGATAGGCGACCCTCTCAATCAAGACCCCCAATCCCCCTGTCAGAACCATCGCAATGACAAGAGTCATAAATAGTGCGACAAACGGATTCATTCCTTCCAGTGCACCCAATGCGTCGGTAATCAGCAATACCTCTGTTCCGACAAAGGCACCCACCATGAAAATTTCACCATGAGCAAAGTTGATAAATTCCAAAATCCCGTAAACCATGGTGTAGCCTAGTGCCACGACAGCGTACATGAAGCCAAGTGTTAAACCGTCAACCAACACCTGAGGCAAAATGTTGAGCAACATGCTTTCCCATCCCTCATTTCTTCGTAAACTTGTAGAAATTTTCTGCATTCACTATTAGTAAATGACGAATGCCCATAAAAGTAGGGGCGCACATCGCGTGTCGCCCCTGGTTTGGATGAGGCTGTAAGATAAGATCTACGATGTCTGGTGTATTACTGTGCCTTACCTACAAAGTTGGATTTGTCCTTGTCATACTTATAAATGAATACGTCTGCGTTTGTGTTGTCACCCTTGTCATCAAAGGTAACTTTGGTAAATTGACCTTGGAAATCTTTGGTTTTGTGTACAGCATCGAGGACTTGCTCGCGAGTAGGCTTTTTGCCGCCATTCGCTTTGATGGCTTCCAATACTCCGTTCAAGATAACGTTCATCGAGTCAAATCCGTAAACGGAATACGTTTCTAGAGGCTTGTTCGTGGTTTTCTTGTACTCATCTGCCCATTTCTTACCCTCTTCGGTTTGTGTCACGTCACCCGCAACAGACGTGAATACGACACCTTCAACGGCAGGACCGGCAATTTTAATCATATCAGATGAGTCCAAGCCATCGCCACCCATAAAATATCCTTTGTAGCCTTTTTCACGTGCTTGTTTTATTAGGATACCACCTTCAGGGTACAAACCGCCAAAAAAGATAATATCTGGATTTTTTGCTGTAACTTGGTTGAGGACAGCACTATAGTCTTTTTCTCCTTGTGTGATGCCTTCATAGCCAAGCATTTGCACGCCATCTTTTTCAAATTGCATTTTGACTTGATCGCCCAGACCTTGACCGTAAGCTGTCTTGTCGTGGATGATGAAAGCCGTTTTTACGCCCAAAGTGTTCTTTGCGTACATCGCTGCTTTCGGTCCTTGCGCGTCGTCACGAGCGCAAATACGGTGTACCGTTTTCTTGCCTTCTTCCGTCAACTTGACCGCGGTATTCGCTGGCGATACCATGACCAGTTTGCCTTCTTCGTACTTCACAGACGAAGGGATAGCAACACCGGAGTTCAAGTGTCCGACAACGCCGTAAACATCAGGATCGGAAATCAACATTTCTGCGTTTGATACCCCGATTTTCGGGTCTGCCTGGTCATCCTGAGGGAAGAGTTGGACGTCGAAGCCTAATGCCTTGAATTCTTCCTTGCGGTGGTTCAGCGCGTACTCAGCACCTGTTTTGATTGCGTCGCCGAGAGAGGATTGATTCCCGGAAAGTGGAGTTTGCGTCGCAATCTTGATGACTCCACCGTTTGCAGGTGCAGTACTTCCGCCACTGCTGCCAGAGTTACTGCTCGGTTGAGTCTGTGCTGGCGGCTGACTTCCACCGCTCGCACTGTTTCCTCCTGAAGAGCTGTTACCACCCGCGCAACCAGTTAATGCAACGCTTGCTACCAATACCGCAGATAGAATGCTGATGTGAGAGCGCTTTTTCATGCGGAATTGAATCCCCCTTTAATAATTCTTTATTTTTTGTTTTCCC
This is a stretch of genomic DNA from Brevibacillus choshinensis. It encodes these proteins:
- a CDS encoding branched-chain amino acid ABC transporter permease, giving the protein MLLNILPQVLVDGLTLGFMYAVVALGYTMVYGILEFINFAHGEIFMVGAFVGTEVLLITDALGALEGMNPFVALFMTLVIAMVLTGGLGVLIERVAYRPLRGAPRLVPLISAIGVSFLLQDLVRFTEALARNEFYLNTPTLFTSPISLGGIATIPAKGLVVIVLAIVMMVALTLFVNKTKWGIAMRAVAQDRNTASLMTINVDKVIMLTFLIGSSLGGATGVLFAQNYGTIDPYIGFILGLKAFTAAVLGGIGNLRGAMVGGVLLGLLESLSGAYMGPLTNGAFGAEYKDVFAFSILILVLLFKPEGLFGEAVKEKV
- a CDS encoding branched-chain amino acid ABC transporter substrate-binding protein, translating into MKKRSHISILSAVLVASVALTGCAGGNSSSGGNSASGGSQPPAQTQPSSNSGSSGGSTAPANGGVIKIATQTPLSGNQSSLGDAIKTGAEYALNHRKEEFKALGFDVQLFPQDDQADPKIGVSNAEMLISDPDVYGVVGHLNSGVAIPSSVKYEEGKLVMVSPANTAVKLTEEGKKTVHRICARDDAQGPKAAMYAKNTLGVKTAFIIHDKTAYGQGLGDQVKMQFEKDGVQMLGYEGITQGEKDYSAVLNQVTAKNPDIIFFGGLYPEGGILIKQAREKGYKGYFMGGDGLDSSDMIKIAGPAVEGVVFTSVAGDVTQTEEGKKWADEYKKTTNKPLETYSVYGFDSMNVILNGVLEAIKANGGKKPTREQVLDAVHKTKDFQGQFTKVTFDDKGDNTNADVFIYKYDKDKSNFVGKAQ